A genomic stretch from Petrimonas mucosa includes:
- the rpoC gene encoding DNA-directed RNA polymerase subunit beta': MAFRKENKIKSNFSKITISLASPEQILESSFGEVLKPETINYRTYKPERDGLFCERIFGPVKDYECHCGKYKRIRYKGIVCDRCGVEVTEKKVRRERTGHIHLVVPVAHIWYFRSLPNKIGYLLGIPTKKLDSIIYYERYVVIQPGVLEDKVAEKDLLSEEEYLNLLDTLPKDNHLLEDSDPNKFIAKMGAEAILDMLERINLDKLANQLRHRANTDSSQQRKNEALKQLQVVEAFRASKNVNKPEWMIMKVIPVIPPDLRPLVPLDGGRFATSDLNDLYRRVIIRNNRLKRLIDIKAPDVILRNEKRMLQEAVDSLFDNSRKSSAIKTDSNRPLKSLSDSLKGKQGRFRQNLLGKRVDYSARSVIVVGPELKMHECGLPKDMAAELYKPFIIRKLIERGIVKTVKSAKKIVDRKEPVVYDILEYVMKGHPVLLNRAPTLHRLGIQAFQPKLIEGKAIQLHPLSCTAFNADFDGDQMAVHLPLGNEAILEAQVLMLASHNILNPANGAPITVPSQDMVLGLYYITKIRPEAKGEGMTFYGEEEAIIAYNEGKVDIHALVNVVVDDIDENGNPIRKMHQTTVGRVITNEYIPKEVGYINELLSKKSLRDIIGKVIKTCGVARTAQYLDDIKDLGYKMAFKGGLSFNLEDVIIPKEKEELIQQGYAEVEQIMENYNMGFITYNERYNQIIDTWTHINSKLSNILMKQLAEDDKGFNSVYMMLDSGARGSREQIRQLSGMRGLMAKPQKSGAEGAQIIENPILSNFKEGLSVLEYFISTHGARKGLADTALKTADAGYLTRRLVDVSQDVIITEVDCGTLRGLAATAIKNNDEVIASLYERILGRVSVHDVPHPTTGEILVSAGEEITEEIAEKIDKSPIERVEIRSVLTCESRHGVCAKCYGRNLATGQMVQKGEAVGVIAAQSIGEPGTQLTLRTFHVGGIASNIAAENRIITKYDGILEFDELRYVESQDAEGKPYKVVVSRLVEMRIIDPNTKIVLLSHNIPYGSKLYYNDNDKVKKGDLICEWDPFNAVIISEATGRIKFENFLEGITYKVESDEQTGLKEKVIIESRDKTKAPSAHIVNENDDILRTYTLPLGAHIVKNENDEIRVGDVLVKIPRAVGKSGDITGGLPRVTELFEARNPSNPAVVSEIDGEVSFGKIKRGNQEISVTSKTGEVKKYLVPLSKQILVQENDFVRAGMPLSDGAITPADILAIMGPTAVQEYIVNEVQDVYRLQGVKINDKHFEVIVRQMMRKVEVVEPGDTRFLEQQLVDKHEMMEENDRIWGKKVIVDPGDSQIFEPGQIVTVRKLRDENSSLKRRDLRLVEARDAIPATANQVLQGITRAALQTTSFMSAASFQETTKVLNDAAINGKVDTLEGLKENVICGHLIPAGTGLREYDKIIVGSKEDFDKMNVGRRSSLYQEVEEA; encoded by the coding sequence ATGGCATTTAGAAAAGAAAACAAGATAAAGAGTAACTTTTCAAAAATAACCATCAGTTTGGCATCTCCCGAACAAATACTGGAAAGTTCATTCGGCGAAGTGTTGAAACCTGAGACCATCAACTACCGCACCTATAAACCGGAGCGCGACGGTTTGTTCTGCGAACGCATCTTTGGTCCCGTAAAGGACTATGAATGCCACTGCGGCAAATACAAACGGATCCGCTACAAGGGGATCGTCTGCGACCGTTGCGGTGTTGAGGTTACTGAAAAGAAAGTACGCCGTGAACGTACCGGACATATCCACCTGGTTGTCCCCGTGGCCCATATCTGGTATTTCAGGTCATTACCCAACAAGATAGGTTATCTGTTGGGTATTCCTACCAAGAAGCTGGACTCCATCATCTATTACGAGAGGTATGTAGTGATTCAGCCGGGCGTGCTCGAAGACAAAGTGGCAGAGAAGGATCTGCTAAGCGAAGAGGAGTATCTCAACCTTCTGGATACGCTCCCGAAGGACAATCACCTGTTGGAGGACAGCGACCCCAACAAGTTCATTGCCAAGATGGGAGCCGAGGCTATCCTGGATATGCTGGAACGGATCAATCTCGACAAGCTGGCCAACCAGTTGCGTCACAGGGCTAACACCGATTCATCTCAGCAACGCAAGAATGAGGCATTGAAACAGCTTCAGGTTGTAGAGGCCTTCAGGGCATCCAAGAATGTGAACAAGCCTGAATGGATGATCATGAAGGTGATTCCGGTGATTCCTCCCGATCTGCGGCCATTGGTTCCATTGGATGGCGGACGTTTTGCCACATCCGACCTGAACGATCTTTACCGTAGGGTCATCATCAGAAATAACCGTCTGAAGAGGCTGATCGATATCAAGGCTCCCGATGTGATTCTGCGCAACGAGAAGCGCATGTTGCAGGAGGCGGTAGACTCGCTGTTCGACAACTCGCGCAAATCGAGCGCCATCAAGACCGACTCGAACCGTCCGCTGAAATCGCTTTCAGACAGTCTGAAAGGCAAACAGGGACGTTTCCGTCAGAACCTTCTCGGTAAACGTGTAGACTACTCTGCCCGTTCGGTCATCGTTGTCGGTCCCGAGCTGAAGATGCACGAGTGCGGTCTGCCCAAGGATATGGCTGCCGAACTCTACAAGCCGTTCATCATCCGCAAGCTTATCGAGCGGGGAATCGTGAAGACGGTTAAATCGGCCAAGAAGATTGTCGACCGGAAAGAACCGGTTGTATACGATATTCTGGAGTACGTGATGAAGGGACACCCCGTCCTGCTGAACCGTGCCCCTACACTGCACCGTCTGGGTATCCAGGCGTTCCAGCCCAAGCTGATCGAAGGCAAGGCCATCCAGCTTCACCCGCTATCCTGTACGGCATTCAACGCCGACTTCGATGGTGACCAGATGGCCGTTCACTTGCCGCTGGGCAATGAAGCCATTTTGGAGGCACAGGTGCTGATGCTCGCATCTCACAATATCCTCAACCCCGCAAACGGCGCTCCCATCACCGTTCCGTCGCAAGACATGGTACTGGGATTGTACTACATCACCAAGATCCGCCCGGAAGCCAAGGGAGAGGGGATGACCTTCTACGGCGAAGAGGAGGCCATCATTGCTTATAATGAAGGTAAAGTAGATATTCATGCGCTGGTAAACGTTGTGGTCGACGATATCGACGAAAACGGCAACCCGATCCGCAAGATGCACCAGACCACCGTCGGTCGTGTAATCACCAACGAGTACATTCCGAAGGAGGTGGGATATATCAACGAACTGCTCTCGAAGAAATCGCTCCGCGACATCATCGGAAAAGTGATCAAGACTTGCGGTGTGGCACGTACTGCCCAATACCTCGACGACATCAAGGACCTCGGTTACAAGATGGCGTTCAAGGGAGGCCTCTCGTTCAACCTCGAGGATGTGATCATCCCCAAGGAGAAGGAGGAGCTGATCCAGCAAGGTTATGCCGAAGTGGAGCAGATCATGGAGAACTACAACATGGGGTTCATCACCTACAACGAGCGTTACAATCAGATCATCGATACATGGACCCATATCAACTCCAAGTTGTCTAACATCCTGATGAAACAGCTTGCCGAGGACGACAAGGGTTTCAACTCCGTCTACATGATGCTCGATTCTGGAGCCCGTGGATCGCGTGAACAGATCCGCCAGCTTTCCGGTATGCGTGGTCTTATGGCCAAACCGCAGAAGAGTGGAGCCGAAGGGGCACAGATCATCGAAAACCCCATTCTTTCGAACTTCAAGGAGGGACTTTCGGTGTTGGAGTACTTCATCTCTACGCACGGTGCCCGCAAGGGTCTTGCCGACACGGCTTTGAAGACTGCCGATGCCGGTTATCTGACCCGCCGTCTGGTAGACGTTTCACAAGATGTGATCATCACCGAAGTGGACTGCGGCACATTGCGCGGTCTGGCTGCCACGGCCATCAAGAACAACGATGAAGTTATCGCTTCGCTTTACGAGCGTATTCTTGGACGTGTCTCCGTACACGATGTCCCCCACCCCACTACCGGCGAAATTCTGGTCAGTGCAGGTGAGGAGATCACGGAAGAGATTGCCGAGAAGATTGACAAGTCGCCCATCGAACGGGTCGAGATACGTTCGGTACTCACCTGCGAATCGCGTCACGGTGTCTGTGCAAAGTGTTACGGACGCAACCTGGCTACCGGCCAGATGGTACAGAAAGGTGAGGCGGTGGGTGTTATCGCCGCCCAGTCGATCGGTGAGCCGGGTACACAGCTGACTCTCCGGACATTCCACGTGGGTGGTATCGCCTCCAACATCGCCGCCGAAAACCGGATCATCACCAAATACGACGGTATCCTGGAATTTGACGAGCTTCGTTACGTGGAGAGTCAGGATGCTGAAGGCAAACCCTACAAGGTGGTGGTAAGCCGTCTGGTTGAAATGAGAATTATCGATCCCAACACCAAGATCGTGTTGCTTTCTCACAATATCCCCTACGGCTCCAAACTCTATTACAACGACAACGACAAGGTAAAGAAGGGCGATCTGATCTGCGAATGGGACCCGTTCAATGCGGTAATCATTTCGGAGGCAACCGGTCGGATCAAGTTCGAGAACTTCCTGGAAGGTATCACCTACAAGGTGGAATCGGACGAGCAGACCGGTCTGAAGGAGAAGGTGATCATCGAGTCGCGTGACAAGACCAAAGCTCCATCGGCCCATATTGTAAACGAGAACGACGATATTCTCCGCACCTACACGCTACCACTTGGTGCCCACATCGTAAAGAATGAAAACGACGAGATCAGGGTGGGCGACGTACTGGTGAAGATTCCGCGTGCCGTCGGCAAATCGGGCGACATCACCGGAGGTCTTCCGCGCGTTACCGAACTGTTTGAGGCGCGCAACCCGTCCAACCCTGCAGTTGTATCTGAAATTGACGGTGAGGTATCGTTTGGAAAAATCAAACGTGGAAACCAGGAGATCTCCGTTACATCCAAAACGGGTGAGGTAAAGAAATACCTCGTTCCGCTGTCGAAACAGATTCTTGTGCAGGAGAACGACTTTGTTCGTGCCGGCATGCCCCTGTCGGACGGAGCCATCACTCCGGCCGATATCCTGGCGATCATGGGTCCCACGGCAGTTCAGGAATATATCGTGAACGAAGTACAGGACGTATATCGCCTGCAGGGTGTGAAGATCAACGACAAGCACTTCGAGGTGATTGTCCGTCAGATGATGCGCAAGGTTGAGGTGGTTGAGCCGGGAGATACCCGTTTCCTCGAACAGCAACTTGTCGACAAGCACGAGATGATGGAAGAGAACGACCGCATCTGGGGCAAGAAGGTGATCGTCGATCCGGGAGATTCCCAGATTTTCGAACCGGGACAGATTGTAACTGTCCGCAAACTGCGCGATGAGAACAGTTCGCTGAAACGGCGCGACCTGCGACTGGTGGAAGCACGTGATGCCATTCCCGCAACGGCCAACCAGGTATTGCAGGGTATCACCCGTGCTGCACTGCAGACTACCAGCTTCATGTCGGCCGCCTCGTTCCAGGAAACCACCAAGGTGTTGAACGATGCCGCCATCAATGGAAAGGTAGACACGCTGGAGGGGTTGAAGGAGAACGTGATTTGCGGACACCTGATACCTGCCGGAACAGGTCTGCGCGAATACGACAAGATCATCGTAGGTTCAAAGGAGGATTTCGACAAGATGAATGTCGGCAGACGTTCATCCCTCTATCAGGAAGTAGAAGAGGCGTAA
- a CDS encoding ATP-dependent helicase, with amino-acid sequence MEHLLSQLNQRQREAVEFCDGPSLIIAGAGSGKTRVLTYKIAYLLEQGLPPYYILALTFTNKAAREMKSRIAELVGEKKARQLWMGTFHSIFSRMLRSEAERIGFTSNFTIFDASDSANLVRLIIKEMQLDDKVYRPGAVHGQISRAKNGLLTPGMYAQNREIIEYDRLAKRPQLHEIYRLYQNRLKAANSMDFDDLLLYTNILLRDNPDVLENYRNRFQFILVDEYQDTNFAQHLIVKQLAGEHHRVCVVGDDAQSIYSFRGANIDNILKFKSTFPQTRIFKLEQNYRSTKNIVNAANSLIKKNKEQIFKEIFSENEEGEKIEVVSAFSDFEEGVIVANKIARMRFEEHARFSDIAILYRTNAQSRIFEESLRKKNIPYIIYGGLSFYQRKEIKDIISYFRLIVNPGDEEAFRRVVNYPARGIGDVTVRKLSEKARLHNVSLWEVISSPLQYNLEVNAGTARKLGLFHEMIGRFIAANETMSAFELAQMVIKETGIAREAYEDLTPEGMSRTQNIQELVNAINEFVSERKEEGNDAVRLVDFLSEVSLLTDQDMGDDDEKEKVTLMTVHTAKGLEFDHVFVVGMEEDLFPSSMAKSEPRGLEEERRLFYVAITRARKTCTITFARSRFRNGVTNPTRESQFLKDIDPRFLLMEQKTLTTSREGSADGFWESMRQRRESNMPERATPAPPQPVKRVPLQAAVSSSAKISEAAEQLMVGNVIEHERFGRGVVTSIELLGGDKRAFVTFDSAGQKQLLLKFAKFRIVE; translated from the coding sequence ATGGAACATCTACTCAGTCAGTTAAATCAGAGACAACGTGAAGCCGTTGAATTTTGCGACGGGCCCTCACTGATCATTGCAGGTGCAGGATCGGGAAAGACCCGTGTGCTAACATACAAGATTGCTTACCTGCTGGAGCAGGGACTCCCGCCATACTATATCCTGGCCCTCACTTTTACCAACAAGGCTGCCCGCGAGATGAAATCGCGGATTGCGGAGCTGGTGGGAGAGAAGAAGGCTCGGCAGCTTTGGATGGGGACGTTCCACTCCATCTTTTCGCGCATGTTGAGAAGCGAAGCCGAAAGGATCGGGTTTACTTCCAATTTTACCATCTTCGATGCTTCCGATTCGGCCAACCTGGTGCGACTCATCATCAAGGAGATGCAACTTGACGACAAGGTCTACAGACCCGGAGCGGTTCATGGACAGATATCGCGTGCAAAGAACGGCCTGCTGACCCCCGGGATGTACGCACAAAACCGTGAGATTATCGAGTACGACCGACTTGCCAAACGACCGCAGCTGCATGAGATCTACCGGCTTTATCAGAACAGGCTCAAGGCAGCTAACAGCATGGATTTCGACGACTTGTTGCTCTATACCAATATCCTGCTGCGCGATAATCCCGATGTACTGGAAAACTACCGGAACCGGTTCCAGTTCATCCTGGTTGATGAGTATCAGGATACCAATTTTGCACAACACCTCATCGTAAAACAGCTGGCCGGAGAGCATCACCGCGTATGTGTAGTGGGTGATGATGCACAAAGCATCTATTCGTTCCGTGGAGCCAATATCGATAATATTCTGAAGTTCAAATCTACTTTCCCGCAGACACGCATTTTCAAGCTGGAACAAAATTACCGGTCGACGAAAAATATCGTAAATGCTGCCAACAGTCTTATAAAAAAGAACAAGGAGCAGATATTCAAGGAGATTTTCTCGGAAAATGAGGAGGGGGAAAAGATAGAGGTGGTGAGTGCCTTTTCCGACTTTGAGGAGGGAGTGATTGTGGCCAACAAGATTGCTCGGATGCGATTTGAGGAGCATGCCCGGTTTTCGGATATTGCCATTCTTTACCGTACAAATGCCCAGTCGCGGATTTTTGAAGAGTCGTTACGAAAGAAGAATATACCCTACATCATTTATGGAGGGCTCTCATTTTATCAGCGGAAGGAGATCAAGGATATCATCAGCTATTTCCGGTTGATTGTCAATCCCGGAGATGAGGAGGCCTTCAGACGTGTCGTGAACTATCCTGCCAGGGGCATCGGTGATGTAACGGTGAGGAAATTAAGCGAAAAGGCAAGGCTGCATAATGTCAGCCTTTGGGAAGTGATCTCATCGCCGTTGCAATATAACTTGGAGGTGAATGCCGGTACTGCCCGTAAACTTGGTCTGTTCCACGAAATGATCGGCCGGTTTATTGCAGCTAATGAGACCATGAGTGCGTTTGAACTGGCGCAGATGGTAATCAAGGAGACGGGCATCGCCAGGGAGGCCTATGAAGATCTCACTCCAGAGGGGATGAGCAGGACTCAGAACATCCAGGAGCTTGTAAATGCAATCAACGAGTTTGTATCGGAGAGAAAGGAGGAGGGCAATGATGCGGTGCGGCTGGTAGATTTCCTTTCGGAGGTGTCACTCCTGACAGATCAGGATATGGGTGATGATGACGAGAAGGAGAAAGTCACGCTGATGACTGTGCATACGGCCAAGGGTCTGGAATTCGATCATGTCTTCGTGGTAGGGATGGAAGAGGATCTTTTCCCTTCAAGTATGGCCAAATCAGAGCCGAGGGGCCTTGAAGAGGAGCGGCGCCTCTTTTATGTGGCAATAACCCGGGCAAGGAAAACCTGTACCATCACCTTTGCCAGGAGCCGTTTCAGGAACGGAGTCACCAATCCTACTCGTGAGAGCCAGTTCCTGAAAGATATTGATCCCCGTTTCCTCCTGATGGAACAGAAAACGTTGACCACCTCCCGTGAAGGATCGGCCGATGGTTTCTGGGAGTCGATGCGACAACGCCGGGAGAGCAACATGCCGGAAAGAGCGACGCCTGCACCGCCACAACCGGTTAAGCGAGTTCCTCTCCAAGCGGCCGTCAGCTCATCAGCAAAGATCTCTGAAGCGGCTGAACAGCTGATGGTGGGAAATGTGATCGAACATGAAAGGTTCGGTAGGGGAGTGGTAACCTCGATTGAGCTGTTGGGAGGTGACAAGCGGGCTTTTGTAACTTTCGACTCGGCTGGACAGAAGCAGTTGTTGTTGAAATTTGCCAAATTCAGGATAGTGGAGTGA
- a CDS encoding thymidine kinase gives MYNNPKETHCKGRIEVICGSMFSGKTEELLRRLRRAKIARQEVEIFKPAIDVRYSQEEVVSHDRNSIPSTPVEHSSNILLLSSEVEVVGIDEAQFFDNGLAEVCQQLADQGIRVIVAGLDMDFKRVPFGPMPALCAIADDVTKVHAICVRCGSLASYSHRIVEGEKQVMLGEMQEYQPLCRNCYLHEKGR, from the coding sequence ATGTACAACAATCCAAAGGAAACTCACTGCAAGGGACGTATCGAGGTTATCTGCGGTTCCATGTTCTCCGGAAAGACCGAGGAGTTGCTGCGACGGTTGCGTCGTGCAAAAATTGCCCGTCAGGAGGTAGAGATATTCAAACCAGCCATAGATGTCCGCTATTCACAGGAGGAGGTGGTGTCGCACGACAGGAACTCCATCCCTTCAACACCCGTGGAGCACTCCAGCAATATCCTGCTGCTCTCTTCCGAAGTTGAAGTGGTGGGTATTGACGAAGCTCAATTTTTTGACAATGGACTGGCCGAGGTTTGTCAGCAATTGGCCGATCAGGGCATCCGTGTTATTGTGGCCGGTCTCGATATGGATTTTAAAAGGGTCCCCTTCGGGCCGATGCCTGCCTTGTGTGCCATTGCCGATGATGTGACCAAGGTGCATGCCATCTGTGTCAGATGCGGTTCACTGGCCAGCTATTCACACCGCATAGTGGAGGGGGAGAAGCAGGTGATGTTGGGAGAAATGCAGGAGTACCAGCCGCTTTGCAGGAATTGCTATTTGCATGAAAAGGGGAGGTGA
- a CDS encoding diphosphate--fructose-6-phosphate 1-phosphotransferase produces MSKSALQIARASYVPKMPQVLRGNVQPKEGAATESVSDQEEIKKLFPNTYGMPIITFEESQREMGLENPVNVGVILSGGQAPGGHNVIAGIFDGIKRLNPDSRLYGFILGPAGLVNHEYKELTADIIDEYRNTGGFDIIGSGRTKLEEKEQFDKGLEILKKLNIGALVIIGGDDSNTNACVLAEYYKSINAGVQVIGCPKTIDGDLKNDQIETSFGFDTACKVYSEMIGNIQRDCNSARKYWHFIKLMGRSASHIALECALQTQPNICIVSEEVEAKQQSLDDVVNDIATIVAKRAEKGLNFGTVLIPEGLIEFIPAMKALIAELNDFLAHNQAEFDMVRRSGKRDYIISKLSPKNSEIYASLPETVARQLTLDRDPHGNVQVSLIETEKLLAEMVKTRLDEWKKEGKYKGKFATITHFFGYEGRCATPSNYDADYCYSLGYTASMLIAAGKTGYMSSVRNTTAPASEWIAGGIPITMMMNMERRHGAMKPVIQKALVKLDGNPFRYFASNREKWAIETSYLYPGPIQYFGPTEVCDQPSKTLQLEQKSK; encoded by the coding sequence ATGTCAAAAAGTGCTTTACAAATTGCCCGGGCAAGCTACGTTCCGAAGATGCCGCAGGTATTGAGGGGTAATGTGCAGCCCAAAGAGGGTGCAGCTACCGAATCGGTAAGCGATCAGGAGGAGATAAAAAAACTGTTTCCAAATACGTATGGTATGCCCATCATCACTTTCGAAGAGTCACAGAGAGAGATGGGATTGGAAAATCCTGTAAACGTGGGAGTAATTCTCTCAGGGGGACAGGCACCCGGAGGACACAACGTGATTGCCGGAATTTTTGATGGCATCAAGCGACTGAATCCCGACAGCCGGCTCTATGGTTTTATCCTGGGACCTGCAGGATTGGTAAATCATGAATACAAGGAGCTCACGGCAGATATTATCGACGAATACCGGAATACGGGAGGTTTTGATATTATCGGTTCAGGCCGTACCAAGCTCGAAGAGAAGGAGCAGTTCGACAAGGGATTGGAAATTCTGAAGAAACTCAACATCGGAGCCCTGGTTATCATTGGAGGTGACGACTCAAATACCAATGCTTGCGTGTTGGCCGAGTATTACAAATCGATCAATGCAGGTGTGCAGGTTATCGGCTGCCCGAAAACCATCGACGGCGACCTTAAAAACGATCAGATCGAGACCTCATTCGGTTTTGATACTGCCTGCAAGGTCTATTCGGAGATGATCGGCAATATCCAGCGCGACTGCAATTCGGCCCGTAAATATTGGCATTTCATCAAGCTGATGGGGCGCTCTGCATCGCATATCGCCCTTGAATGTGCGTTGCAGACACAACCCAATATCTGTATCGTTTCGGAAGAGGTAGAAGCTAAACAACAATCGCTCGACGATGTTGTGAATGATATTGCTACAATTGTTGCCAAACGCGCAGAGAAGGGGCTCAATTTCGGTACCGTTCTGATTCCGGAAGGACTGATTGAGTTCATTCCCGCAATGAAGGCACTGATTGCAGAGCTGAACGATTTTCTGGCCCACAACCAGGCCGAGTTTGATATGGTTCGCCGCTCTGGAAAACGTGACTATATCATCAGCAAGCTTTCACCGAAAAATTCTGAAATTTATGCCAGTCTACCCGAGACTGTCGCCCGTCAGTTGACGCTCGACCGCGACCCGCACGGTAACGTACAGGTATCTTTGATAGAAACGGAGAAACTGTTGGCAGAAATGGTGAAGACCAGGCTCGACGAGTGGAAGAAGGAGGGAAAATATAAGGGCAAATTTGCTACCATTACCCATTTCTTCGGTTATGAAGGTCGTTGTGCCACCCCGTCCAACTACGACGCCGACTACTGTTATTCGTTGGGCTACACCGCCTCGATGCTGATTGCAGCAGGTAAGACCGGATACATGTCGTCGGTACGCAACACCACGGCTCCCGCCAGCGAATGGATTGCAGGTGGCATACCCATCACAATGATGATGAATATGGAGCGTCGTCACGGTGCAATGAAGCCGGTTATCCAGAAAGCGCTGGTCAAACTCGACGGCAATCCGTTCCGCTATTTTGCCAGCAATCGTGAAAAGTGGGCCATCGAGACCAGCTATCTCTATCCGGGACCCATTCAGTATTTCGGCCCGACCGAAGTGTGCGACCAGCCCAGCAAGACTTTGCAACTGGAGCAAAAGAGCAAATAG